Proteins encoded together in one Candidatus Hydrogenedentota bacterium window:
- a CDS encoding formylglycine-generating enzyme family protein → MKTMRVYLTLSLLVAMLLLGAGCRTLGRPNTNGALRLGATGGSSEITILLPGNVPLELVRIPAGASNMGSTYPEQCWCSNELPEHRVEIEYGFYMGKYEVTQSQWVALMGDNPSHFLGANRPVENVSWREAQLFINALNGHIAATGQGPATMRLPSEAEWEYACRARTGTRFYFGDSLGAGDTFEDYATGDMPGKRSDYMWYLGNISDGTKPVGGKLPNAFGLYDMHGNVWEWCEDVWHGNYSGAPTDGSVWVHPPGLSDYVCRGGGWINYAWDCRSARRTCHNSGHQDFVTGFRLAATR, encoded by the coding sequence ATGAAGACGATGCGCGTGTATCTCACCCTGTCCCTGCTTGTTGCAATGCTGCTCCTGGGGGCTGGGTGCCGCACATTGGGCAGACCAAATACAAATGGGGCGTTGAGACTTGGCGCTACAGGGGGGAGTTCAGAAATAACAATCCTGCTTCCAGGCAATGTGCCTTTGGAATTGGTCAGGATTCCCGCCGGAGCTTCGAACATGGGGTCTACTTATCCTGAACAGTGTTGGTGTAGTAATGAGCTGCCGGAACATAGGGTTGAAATCGAGTATGGCTTCTACATGGGCAAGTACGAGGTGACGCAGTCACAATGGGTGGCGTTGATGGGTGATAATCCTTCCCATTTTCTGGGCGCCAACCGCCCGGTTGAGAATGTCTCCTGGAGGGAGGCACAGCTTTTCATCAATGCCCTAAACGGACATATTGCCGCAACTGGGCAGGGGCCTGCGACAATGCGGTTGCCCAGTGAGGCGGAGTGGGAGTATGCATGTCGCGCCCGGACGGGGACACGGTTTTATTTTGGGGACTCCTTAGGGGCAGGAGACACTTTTGAAGATTATGCTACGGGCGACATGCCGGGGAAACGGTCCGATTATATGTGGTACCTGGGAAATATTTCTGATGGCACCAAGCCTGTTGGCGGAAAGTTGCCCAATGCCTTCGGACTTTACGACATGCATGGCAACGTGTGGGAGTGGTGTGAGGACGTTTGGCATGGAAACTACTCGGGTGCACCGACTGATGGAAGTGTCTGGGTGCACCCGCCAGGGTTATCGGACTATGTTTGTCGGGGAGGTGGCTGGATTAACTATGCTTGGGATTGCCGCTCAGCAAGGCGTACTTGTCACAACTCGGGGCATCAAGACTTTGTCACAGGGTTCCGCCTGGCCGCAACCCGTTAA
- a CDS encoding UPF0489 family protein: protein MAKNAGTSALRLLDAHRGMCQHTAMSSILDIDLDYFNLMANPVQKLEELLLWAGRPVDLVVQRHNQAVIRWNRLANRGVLQKPSHILHVDEHHDMMDSRRTINIANCMRHAMNLWPECRVHWMVDCAIDSPAMWLSDGEWAELCKRFSMGRRIPQGWPKPDFVSVCTSPDFLGTGLLERLLQVVTDSRNRR, encoded by the coding sequence ATGGCCAAAAACGCTGGCACATCAGCCCTGCGCCTGCTTGACGCTCATCGCGGCATGTGCCAACATACGGCCATGAGCTCCATCCTCGACATTGACCTGGACTACTTCAACCTGATGGCGAATCCGGTGCAAAAGCTGGAGGAACTGCTGTTATGGGCCGGCCGTCCCGTGGACCTCGTTGTACAAAGGCACAACCAGGCCGTTATCCGGTGGAACAGGCTTGCAAATCGTGGGGTGCTGCAAAAACCCTCGCACATTCTACATGTGGACGAGCACCATGACATGATGGACTCAAGGAGAACCATCAACATCGCGAACTGCATGCGGCACGCCATGAACCTGTGGCCGGAGTGCCGCGTTCACTGGATGGTGGACTGCGCCATTGACTCTCCTGCGATGTGGCTCAGTGATGGGGAGTGGGCAGAGTTGTGCAAAAGGTTCAGCATGGGCCGCCGGATTCCCCAAGGGTGGCCAAAGCCGGACTTTGTTTCCGTTTGCACCAGCCCGGATTTTCTGGGGACCGGACTGCTTGAGCGGCTCTTGCAAGTGGTGACGGATTCCAGAAACAGGCGCTGA
- a CDS encoding IS21 family transposase has protein sequence MRRIREVLRLKWACGLGDRAAAASCSLSRSTVSKYVRRAKEAGLSWPLPAELTDGALEERLFAAEGDGERFVPDWAGVHQQLRRKCVTLRLVWEEYKEAHPDGFQYSQFCARYRAWRETLDVPMRQEHKAGEKLFVDYAGQTVPVMDRETGESREAQIFVAVLGASNYTYAEAFWTQGLSEWIAAHVHAFQYFGGVPALVVPDNLKAGVAEAHRYEPEPNRTYAEMAEHYGCAILPARVRRPKDKAKVEKGVQDVERRVLAPLRHRSFFSLPELNEAVGQLLARHNDQPFQKLPGSRRTLFEQLDKPALLPLPEQPYEYAEWRRARVNIDYHVTVEGNHYSVPYQLVNQVVDVRRTHTAVECFHKNRRVASHLRLQRRGQYATFTAHMPKTHQDYAQWTPERLVRWAEKTGPQTVLAVESILRGRPHPQQGFRACLGLMRLGKEHGTERLEAACARALATGTVGFKSIESILRQRLDQRPLPQKAPELPPLEHDNIRGPEYYREPARGEESC, from the coding sequence ATGCGAAGAATCAGGGAAGTGCTGCGCCTGAAGTGGGCCTGTGGCCTGGGCGACCGAGCGGCGGCGGCGAGTTGCTCGCTTTCGCGGAGCACGGTGTCGAAGTATGTGCGCCGGGCGAAGGAGGCGGGTCTGTCATGGCCGCTGCCGGCGGAACTGACGGACGGGGCGTTGGAGGAGCGTCTTTTCGCGGCGGAGGGGGACGGGGAGCGTTTTGTCCCCGACTGGGCCGGGGTGCATCAGCAGCTCAGGCGCAAGTGTGTGACGCTGCGCCTGGTCTGGGAGGAGTACAAAGAGGCCCATCCGGACGGGTTCCAATACTCGCAGTTCTGCGCCCGCTACCGGGCGTGGCGGGAGACGCTGGATGTGCCCATGCGCCAGGAGCACAAGGCGGGGGAGAAGCTCTTCGTGGATTACGCGGGCCAGACGGTGCCGGTCATGGACCGCGAAACCGGGGAGTCGCGGGAGGCGCAGATTTTTGTGGCCGTGCTGGGTGCGAGCAATTACACGTACGCCGAGGCGTTTTGGACCCAGGGGCTCTCCGAATGGATCGCCGCGCACGTGCACGCCTTCCAGTATTTTGGCGGCGTTCCGGCGCTCGTGGTCCCCGACAACCTCAAGGCGGGCGTGGCGGAGGCTCACCGGTACGAGCCGGAGCCCAACCGGACCTATGCGGAGATGGCCGAGCATTACGGCTGCGCCATCCTGCCCGCGCGGGTGCGCAGGCCCAAGGACAAGGCCAAGGTGGAGAAGGGCGTGCAGGATGTGGAGCGGCGCGTTCTGGCCCCACTGCGGCACCGCTCGTTCTTTTCCCTGCCCGAGCTGAACGAGGCCGTCGGGCAGCTGCTCGCCCGGCACAACGACCAGCCCTTCCAGAAGCTGCCGGGAAGCCGGCGGACGCTGTTCGAGCAGCTGGACAAACCGGCCCTGCTGCCCCTGCCGGAACAGCCCTATGAGTACGCGGAATGGAGGAGGGCGCGGGTCAACATCGACTACCATGTGACGGTCGAGGGCAACCACTACAGCGTCCCCTACCAGCTGGTGAACCAGGTGGTTGACGTCCGGCGCACCCACACCGCCGTGGAGTGCTTCCACAAGAACAGGCGCGTGGCCAGCCACCTGCGCCTGCAGCGCAGGGGACAATACGCCACCTTCACCGCCCACATGCCCAAAACGCACCAGGACTACGCCCAGTGGACACCGGAGCGGCTGGTGCGCTGGGCCGAGAAGACCGGTCCGCAGACCGTGCTCGCCGTGGAGTCCATTCTGAGGGGGCGCCCGCATCCGCAACAGGGCTTCCGCGCCTGCCTCGGGCTGATGCGCCTTGGCAAGGAACACGGGACTGAGCGCCTGGAGGCCGCCTGCGCGCGGGCGCTGGCCACTGGAACTGTGGGCTTCAAGAGCATCGAGTCCATCCTCCGGCAACGGCTGGACCAGAGGCCGCTCCCCCAGAAGGCCCCGGAGCTCCCGCCCCTGGAACACGACAACATCCGCGGGCCTGAATACTACCGGGAACCGGCGCGGGGGGAAGAGTCATGCTGA